Below is a genomic region from Osmia bicornis bicornis chromosome 3, iOsmBic2.1, whole genome shotgun sequence.
CTTTTTTAGCCTCTTCATGATCGAACGCAGTctaaacatacatatattccaaGATTATATCTTGTgcaatgttaaaaataaatgatattaattacCTTGAAATAATCCAACGAATCTCTTAATGAAGGAAATTCACCATCCGGTTCTGTTTTAGTGCACTGTCTTATTAATTCACTGTTGAAAtctagaaaatagaaattatttccgATTCCGGTATATTAATGATGACTAAAAATTATGTAGAACATATTTAAGATACACACCTTCAAATAAAGCAACGACTTTTAATACATCCTCGAAACTACTGAGAGTAGTAGTGAAACCCAGAATTCTCCTCTTCGAATACGTCTGACCTTCGAACATAATTGCTCTGCCATCAGGATGGTTATTCATTCGTGCTAGATTTCCTTGAGCATGTATCCTagtattatacatttatatatgtatattaaacaattcaacaaaatatttattttactgtgtaataataatttttatcttacTTGCTTAACAATCTTTCAAGGTCAGGGAGACTAGCCAATATACTACGGGCATTTTGTACCACATCTGTACGATCCATTAATTCTTGTATAGCTTCTTGACGCTGAAGTATAACATTTTTGCGGCAGGATGGTCTACAGATCCATTCACGCAACAATCTATAACCAAGTTTAGTTAGaacgatataaaataattattttaatctaaACTATACCTTTTTCCAAAGGAAGTACAACAACGATCCAGCGTTTTCATTAAAGATCCTTCACCAAAAATTCTCAAGTTGTTAATAGTGACTGCATCTAGAATCTAACAATCATAATTATCATATGTGTATAATATCAAATACCTAATTGGATGAAATGTATAATTACCATATTATTCGCGAGCTTCGAACCTGTAGAAGTTACACTCTTCGAGAAATCTGGTGGAGTATATGATTTGAAACGTCCTTGTGCAAGTAACTGTTGCTCAAGAAAATAGTCTTTAAGTAAATATATGCATCCTCCTAGAGCGTGTATTGCTAACTCTTTATCATCTGCTGGAGTTAAACCTAAACTATCTCCTACATAAGAAGAAACGATTGAATATTGACAAAAATTCGACTTTACATTTGTGATATTACTTACCCTCATTAAGATACGGTTTTAAACCTTCAGGCCATGAAAATTCTGCATCTCCTTTCTTGAAATATTCTCCCTCGTGAAGATTCTACAAGAGTATTTGAATAAGAAACATGATTTTGAAATACTGAAAGATGCGTTGATATTAAGCTTACTTTTAACGTAGTTGAAGATGACCAAAACTGAGATTCGCGAAGAAGCGGTTCTTTGATGCATGCCGCTaaagtattatttaaaatttgcaatGTTTTTTGAGACAAATTTCCACGCTCATAGACAACCTAAAACAGAATAAACACattaaaattgatatattaAGTTAATGAGTAACAGAGCGCTTACGTGGACAGGTGGATGATGAGCAAATAAAGTTAATAGTTTAGAGCCGCAACGATCATCTTCAAATTGTCCAAGATAGAAGTCTCCTATTGTAGTATCCAAAAAGCACACTCCATAATGAGATATACCTGAACCAGAGGGGCATTTTTCAACAAGTGATAACAAATAATTGGAATTCGGTGTCGATGCTTCTACGTCCAATGCAGTGTATACTCTTGTACCCCTGGTACTTATTTGACAAATTTCTCTTTTAACGACCTTGtcaaattttgttaatttactCACTAAAAAATACACAAGGTTAAGAATCCttttaacataaataaaatgtatttatttgtAAACTGTCTCACTTTTACTGCAACGTTGTGCCATCATTTCTGGGTTCTCGGTTTGTTCTACTCTAGCTACTTTATATCCTTTCTCTATAAGACTCGACGAGAAACGACCATACCCGATTTCAGGAAACCCAGAATGCGCAAATTCACCCTGTAATTAGTTAAAATCGTTATGATATTGTAAATGTTTGAAGAATAATTGGATAACTTACTCTCATATAGGTAAGATTAAGCTCATTGACGCCGATAACAGCATCCATATGATACAATTCATAAAACTTTCCTACTTTGAAGAAAAGAACACAATCGAAATGTTTGCTTTTCAATTCCCACCACTGTCTCATTGCCTGCAAAAATCCAGTCTTAGAAAATCTGATACCATATTTATGAACTAAATTTAAGAATATATCTTACTGGAGTCTGTTGATTTAAAAAGTCTAGGGGAACATAAACAGTTCTAGGATCATAATCTGGATCATTTGATGGTTTTCTATTGATATCTCTTATTTTATTTGGTTGCAGgaaatcatattttaaatGTCGCCAAGATTCCACAGTGTTATTTGAGCTTTGTACTTGATTTTGTTGAGATGGCGTTGATTCCTTCTTATTCTAATGAAAATCAGattgaattaattacataagttgtaatttaataaagtaaaataatctGTAATCATATACTCACTTCTttaggatttttttttgttcttcctCCTTGATGCTTCTTAGTAGGAAtaggtttcttttttttctaaaatataaCTTGCATTTAATAATCAGcacttaaattttttaaatattgctAATGTTTTACCTCTGGTGTTTCTTCTTCACTTGCAGTCTCTAGTTCACTTTCAGGGTCTCCTTCAGATCCAGTATCAGACTCTTCTGATTCATGCTCTGTATTTATACGAAAGATTAAATTAGATTATGTTTCACtgataataaattacaatattagtTAGGTTTAATACAGACCAGGTTTAAACTCATCCCCAGAATCTTCTCCAGAATCAACCTCAGGAATAATTAATCTCCGTTTCTTTGGTTGTGTTAGTTCAATCTCCTTTGCCTGgtcttcttcttcatcatcATCTTTATAAACTCTTTTTCTGTCCTCAACATTCTTATTCTCTTTTCCTTTGCTTGGAGTTTTGTCTGTGCATACATGTTAAAAGTTAATTACTTTTTACAGCATTTACAACTTCAAATACGTTTCGAagattatttctattttttttaaatacataagaaagattattaatgtaactgatacattaaattaagtattcaaatacaaaatatacctTTGTCCTTTTGTTCTCTTCTCCGTTTCGGAGTTGAAGGTTTTTCAGCCGGTACCGATTTATTGTTCGATTGTTTCGGAGTTTTTGGTGacgtaaaataattatacaatgTATTTACTTTAGACATAATgttttttgtaaataatccagaatttatataatattattcatttacataaatttttttcCAATGCGAATATATCTGGTACAGCCACACGTGTATCAAAATCCCGGCAAAATTTTGGTTTTCATAAACTCGTTGAAATAAGATACTGCGTTCTTAAATACTATACTATTTGattgaagaaattaaattaaaattatacaaattgactttcaataatatattaatatagaATGAAATGTCTGCAATCAATTGGAATAATATGCAAAGTATAttcaaattgcaaattttGTTTCCTAGTGGCATTGTTGagaataatatttcttctaGAGAATTTTATTCGTCCAGCtgtcaaaataatttttcatgcTGGTGCTCCTGTCTGAAGAAAACAATAATGGCGTATTCGGTGAACGTTTCCGTGGAAGCACCGATCGAGAATCAGATTCAAGAAATTACTTATGATGGCCAAGAAATTTATCAAGCGTACGTAGCTTATTCATTAAGAATTTACAATTATGAATTAATCAATtagatgaaaattaaataaattagctATACATTTTATCCAACCTCAACATTAATGCAACGTTTTTATTTACTTCTTGTATTACGTCTTACTAAATTAAACTATTTGCTCGTTTTAAGACCTCTTACACTCTCTGAAAACTTGGCAAAAATTGCGCAAAAAATTGACTTCAGCAAAGCCAATGGAGAGGACATTAAGAAAGAATCTGAAGGTGGAGAAAAGGGCGAAGAAGACACAAAAGATTCAGCTTCTTACCAGTTGTCCTTATGGCCATGGGATAGCGTTAGAAATAAATTGAGGTTTCACAGATTATTTCATCATTATTTATACCTATTTTGTTTCAGAATAAAAGCTATAGTTTTATTATCATTTGTAGGAATGCATTAACAGAAGTATGCGTATTGGCAGATGTTCTTGcaattgcaaaagaaaaacattatATGGTTCTTGATCCTGTTCCCCAAGATCCAGTAGAAGTAAAGTCTATGATACCAGTTTATGCCAGAAAGAAAGCATTAGCCGGAGCAGCCTCTGTTATTATGATGGGTGCTGATAGATTAAAGAATTGTCAGAATGAGTTAGCTAGGAATAGAACAACTCCAGATTTTCATATTGAATTACTGAGATTGAGGCAAAACTGGCGTTTGAAGAAAGTTTCTAATTCGATTATTGGTGACCTTAGTTATAGAACAGGTTTGTAATTATGCTTTACACACTGTAAgtcattattgaaaaaattacaCTAATTTCATGAATGTTTATAGCTGGTTCCAAATTTCCTCAAACTGGTATGTTTGAAGTTAcaaaagcagaagaagaagaaaagagtaGTAATAGTCCACCAGCTTCTCCTAGCACTGGTAATAATATATCGGGTCAGACTCATCCTCCAAATTCTAAGGCTTCTGCACTGAGAGTTACCATACCTAGCGAATTGCAAGGTGTTGCTTATATCAAAGTATTATGTCAGAAAggtaaatatacatataacatgTTTATGCTTTATATAATACTGAAATAAAACATTATCTTTTAGACCAAGAAGATCTATGCAGTGCAAATATTAGTTTACTTAATAATAGTGCACATAGTTCAAATGCAGACATGCATTGGCAACAGAAATTAGAGGCTGCGCAAAACGTTTTATTTTGTAAAGAACTATTTAGTCAACTAGCAAGAGAAGCGGTGCATTTACGGGCGCCTATACCTCACATGGTTGTTGGTAATCAAATAATGGCAACggtaatttctatttctttatGATTGGGATGTGTAGCGCACAGGGTATTCTAcaagtttcatttaattttaggtACTTCCTGGAATTCAGTTAATTATAGGACTTTGTCATAGCACAGGAAATGAGAAAAAACCTGCTGTTCCACCTCCTCATAAGATTGATCACGATCATGTATTGGAACATTCACTACATCAATTACTACGTGAAGTACATCACAAAAACACTCACCATCCATTTCCACATCCTTCCTCAGGTCCTCTTGGCCCTAGTAAACGAAGATGCTTAGCTGGTCCAACGGCCGCCGATAGACACGAACTCTTAGAAATGACAAAAAGTCAAACTCTTTTAGAACAAATTATCCAACAAGCTCAACATTTCTTTATGCGGCGACGTACCGAATACGTTTTAGACACAATAGCGAAAGAAGTTAAAGATCCTTTAATCGTTTCTCATTGGAATGCATTGAATTCTCCTACACAGTCTTGCgtgaaaattaacattttaaccCATGGATACGATACCGTATGTCGGACGTCACTTGTTGTTCATGTGGGAGAAAGGTCTTTGAAGTGTGTTTGTCGAGACGGTAGAGTAATGCACATGAGTTACGAACCTCAGGAATTACGAGACTTAATATTTTGTCAGGTagattattatatttctttttattgtttCAATTGATGTGGaacatttataaatacatGCTACATTATTCTAGATTTATCAGCACCAAATAACAGCAGTACAATCGTTAGCAAAGTGTATGGGGTGGCAGTTTTTAGCCAACAGTTCGCATCTTGGTTTGGGTGCAGTTGAACCTCTAGGAAATGCTAGCAGTTGTATTTTGGCTTCACCAATAGGCGACAGGTAagtatttgtttcttttttatttattgaaacttGAAATTGATTAATAGATAAATATTATTCGGGATTCTAGGATGATAGCCGTTAGATGCGAACCACAAACAGGAGTACAAGTAGCAATAGCTCATTCCCCTAGGAAAGACTTTTTCCCAGGACAGTTAgtaagagaaagaaaatgggAAAACTTAGGTGGCTCTTTTAAGGAAGTTCGATGGGATAAAATGGAAGGaaaaaactttttaaataaaatggaGTTACTCATGGCTTCATTAACAAGCTCCTAAATTTGATCCATGACTGATTAGGAATGTAATTGTCCCACAGGGTGAAAACATATTTTTAGATTTTATTTTGCATCTGAATACACACATTAGTTGTATAAATACTACGTGAATTTATCCAAGCTGTGTTTTATATCTGTGattaatattgtttttcaattttatatttgaatgtCTTAACATGCTTGAACATTCttttcctgaaataaaatagcacTTAAAACattcttatatttatttcaattttagtaacaatttatttcatcCTGTGGTATTTGTTATTTGGAATAAGGattacaattaaatatatCTTTGGTTGTATAAAAATGGTTTTTATTTGAGTGAcatatgaaatgtaatatgaatTGAGTAATAAATCATCATGAAATGGTAAGTGAAACACAATGCCAAATATACAGATGTGTATATTGAACACCTAAATTACAATTGTTAAtggattttatatatatatacaaagaCTACTGAACAATTCCTTATGTATTATCATTTGTATAAcctttttgaataatttggTTTTAGATATAAGTCTTGAATTAATGCACAAATTTACTTTTTGTCCAATAGAACATGTATACATGCATACACACATTCTtaaatatgtacattcatactcagtttctttttgtttctctGAAATACAAGAGGATATTGTACATTTTAgtacaattaaattttgtatcgAAATATCTTGATTTAGTTACACATTTGTTCCAGTGGATTAAGGGACGGACTAGCAGCTTAACCACAGAATTCTGTGCTAGAACGTATTGAGATTTAATAGAACAAATTATCTCaggaaattttttcaaaatggaTTCAACTACATACTTTCAATACATAAGAAGCATTTATATTttgaacaataattaatactgatacacttaacatattttttatccCCTGGATTTGTACAAATATATTCCTGATCACCCTTGGCTCTTTAATATCAAAGAATAGGATATgatttgttaatttaacatCATACGTTCTTACACATAGTGTATATTAGAATagtaaacaattttttttatagaataatACCTTAAAAAATCGTTTGTCATTCTGTGATGTTCACTTTTGCTTCAACTTTCtcatcaatattttcattctcaCTTTCTTATAAAACAGTGAGCTATGTTTTGAGCTCTGCCACCCACAACTTTGAATGCAAGCACAGTTGTCATTATCAAAACCACATAAGCGGATAAAGTAGTGGCTATATAAGtttgatatacatttaacaaggTCATACATGACACAAACAAATGTGAGCCAACAACCCAAATAACTTGGCCCCAATTTTTTTTGTCAAGAGCAGAAAAGAATATAACGCCCCAAAATGTATGGAGCAGAACAAAGCACAGAGTGGTGGCTGCTGATATTATAAAAAAGTACTCTGTGCCTTGTCTAAGTCCCATAGTTCCAGGCCCAACTGCATCTGCTAGGACGTTAACTAGAGCAAAGGCACCGCTCATAAAACCAAAACCTAAACCGCACACATAGGCGAATATGTGTCTGCTATCTGCTACATGTGTCGTTGTTACTTTTTCTAAGCCTCTCTCAGCTTTCCTCAGTACCCAATATAAGAGATACCTATatgcaataaaaaaattaaaatatatattgtttAAGCAAAGTATAATGAAAACAGAATATATAATcgaatatgaaatatatgttttgtaaatatttgaatCACCTGAATGCTTCTTGAAACAACACAGAGAACACCAGTCCAAATGAAAGGTGATTTTGAAGTGGTACCACAGCATACCATACAATCGACGAtaacaataaagaaataagCCAAAAGAAGGCACTTGCTATTAGTATAATAATTCTAATGGGTTCGGTCGCAACGGTGAATGTAAACATAGCTAATGGTGGGCCAAAGGCCAAAAAGGCACAACCAAAAAAATCCATAACTGTCATTTTTAACGTGAGTAGTGCCAAATcactttttatattataatatcacGTTAATCAGATCGCTTTAAAATGCTAAATGTTCATAACCTTATGAAGCCTTTGCACGGCTTGAAAATGACTTCTTAGAGGGTACATTTATTTCCCTCACTAGTTATAGAAACACGAAAAAAGCGATAATAATGGAATCAAAGTCGCGTGAATCACGACAGTGACGAAACCCTTGGCACACGCTACGCGGAGTTTTCCTTACAAAAATGTAAACTT
It encodes:
- the LOC114872506 gene encoding probable DNA mismatch repair protein Msh6, translating into MSKVNTLYNYFTSPKTPKQSNNKSVPAEKPSTPKRRREQKDKDKTPSKGKENKNVEDRKRVYKDDDEEEDQAKEIELTQPKKRRLIIPEVDSGEDSGDEFKPEHESEESDTGSEGDPESELETASEEETPEKKKKPIPTKKHQGGRTKKNPKENKKESTPSQQNQVQSSNNTVESWRHLKYDFLQPNKIRDINRKPSNDPDYDPRTVYVPLDFLNQQTPAMRQWWELKSKHFDCVLFFKVGKFYELYHMDAVIGVNELNLTYMRGEFAHSGFPEIGYGRFSSSLIEKGYKVARVEQTENPEMMAQRCSKMSKLTKFDKVVKREICQISTRGTRVYTALDVEASTPNSNYLLSLVEKCPSGSGISHYGVCFLDTTIGDFYLGQFEDDRCGSKLLTLFAHHPPVHVVYERGNLSQKTLQILNNTLAACIKEPLLRESQFWSSSTTLKNLHEGEYFKKGDAEFSWPEGLKPYLNEGDSLGLTPADDKELAIHALGGCIYLLKDYFLEQQLLAQGRFKSYTPPDFSKSVTSTGSKLANNMILDAVTINNLRIFGEGSLMKTLDRCCTSFGKRLLREWICRPSCRKNVILQRQEAIQELMDRTDVVQNARSILASLPDLERLLSKIHAQGNLARMNNHPDGRAIMFEGQTYSKRRILGFTTTLSSFEDVLKVVALFEDFNSELIRQCTKTEPDGEFPSLRDSLDYFKTAFDHEEAKKVGCIIPKKGVDDEYDSVLMELAEVKKDAEQYLEMQRRHFGVKVTFHGSDKKRYQIEIPDSQVKKVGSGYELQSQRKGFKRYYTAEAKELLSRQINAEEHKDKVLKDLNRRIFAQFSEKYDMWNMAVYKLGVLDVLISLSEYALSGDMCVPEISDDTDKEIFIDIREGRHPCIVSDTFIPNDILLGTGDHALFMILTGPNMGGKSTLMRQAALLTIMAQIGSYVPAASCRLTLVDRIFTRLGANDDILAGQSTFLVELTETAAILQHATPYSLVLLDELGRGTSTYDGTAIAASVVDALTKLKCRTLFSTHYHSLVEDYEDNKDITLAHMACMVENEEEDKVTQETVTFLYKLSEGACPKSYGFNAARLAGVPVVITNRGHEISKKLERETSQKQLFAALCKAKGSTIKELIAAI
- the LOC114872508 gene encoding mediator of RNA polymerase II transcription subunit 17 codes for the protein MSAINWNNMQSIFKLQILFPSGIVENNISSREFYSSSCQNNFSCWCSCLKKTIMAYSVNVSVEAPIENQIQEITYDGQEIYQAPLTLSENLAKIAQKIDFSKANGEDIKKESEGGEKGEEDTKDSASYQLSLWPWDSVRNKLRNALTEVCVLADVLAIAKEKHYMVLDPVPQDPVEVKSMIPVYARKKALAGAASVIMMGADRLKNCQNELARNRTTPDFHIELLRLRQNWRLKKVSNSIIGDLSYRTAGSKFPQTGMFEVTKAEEEEKSSNSPPASPSTGNNISGQTHPPNSKASALRVTIPSELQGVAYIKVLCQKDQEDLCSANISLLNNSAHSSNADMHWQQKLEAAQNVLFCKELFSQLAREAVHLRAPIPHMVVGNQIMATVLPGIQLIIGLCHSTGNEKKPAVPPPHKIDHDHVLEHSLHQLLREVHHKNTHHPFPHPSSGPLGPSKRRCLAGPTAADRHELLEMTKSQTLLEQIIQQAQHFFMRRRTEYVLDTIAKEVKDPLIVSHWNALNSPTQSCVKINILTHGYDTVCRTSLVVHVGERSLKCVCRDGRVMHMSYEPQELRDLIFCQIYQHQITAVQSLAKCMGWQFLANSSHLGLGAVEPLGNASSCILASPIGDRMIAVRCEPQTGVQVAIAHSPRKDFFPGQLVRERKWENLGGSFKEVRWDKMEGKNFLNKMELLMASLTSS
- the LOC114872512 gene encoding gamma-secretase subunit Aph-1; translated protein: MTVMDFFGCAFLAFGPPLAMFTFTVATEPIRIIILIASAFFWLISLLLSSIVWYAVVPLQNHLSFGLVFSVLFQEAFRYLLYWVLRKAERGLEKVTTTHVADSRHIFAYVCGLGFGFMSGAFALVNVLADAVGPGTMGLRQGTEYFFIISAATTLCFVLLHTFWGVIFFSALDKKNWGQVIWVVGSHLFVSCMTLLNVYQTYIATTLSAYVVLIMTTVLAFKVVGGRAQNIAHCFIRK